Proteins co-encoded in one Kamptonema formosum PCC 6407 genomic window:
- a CDS encoding ATP-binding protein, whose amino-acid sequence MYQIPGYEIVEQLYFGVRTAVYRAFPIYSQTPVILKLLQKDRPTFSELVQFRNQYTLGKNLNISGIIKTYHLEFSQNRYILSMEDYGGISLAEYLPQQEQGLSLEQFLNMACQLAKVLQSLHQERIIHKDIKPANILINPQSQEIKITDFSISTLLPRETQEIQNPNVLEGTLSYISPEQTGRMNRGIDYRTDFYSLGVTFYELLTGKLPFLSKDAMELIHCHLAKQVVPINKVNPEIPAILSAIVSKLMAKNAEERYQSAFGLHHDLENCLTQLQETGEITAFELGKRDITDSFIIPEKLYGRETEVADLLAAFERVANPPESPLTKGGHRGVEMMLVAGFSGIGKTAVVNEVHKPIVRSRGYFVKGKYDQFQRNIPFSAFVQAFRDLMGQLLSESEGQLQIWKDKILEAVGDNGQVLIEVIPELERIIGTHPPATELSGSAAQNRFNRLMQKFIKVFTSQEHPLVMFLDDLQWSDSASLNLLQLLMNDTKYLLVLGAYRDNEVSPVHPFITTVDDIVKAGATVNTITC is encoded by the coding sequence ATGTACCAAATTCCAGGTTATGAGATCGTCGAACAATTATATTTCGGTGTCCGTACCGCTGTCTATCGTGCCTTCCCCATCTATAGTCAAACTCCCGTCATACTAAAGTTATTACAAAAAGATCGCCCGACTTTTAGCGAGTTAGTACAATTTAGAAATCAATATACTCTGGGGAAAAATCTCAATATTTCCGGTATAATTAAAACTTACCACCTAGAATTTTCTCAAAACCGCTACATCTTGAGCATGGAAGATTACGGAGGCATATCTTTAGCAGAATATCTTCCTCAACAAGAGCAGGGCCTCTCTCTAGAGCAATTCCTAAACATGGCGTGCCAGTTGGCTAAGGTTTTACAAAGTTTACACCAAGAACGTATTATTCATAAAGATATCAAGCCTGCAAATATTTTAATTAATCCTCAGAGTCAAGAAATTAAAATCACCGATTTCAGCATCTCGACCTTACTCCCACGAGAAACCCAAGAAATTCAAAACCCCAATGTTTTAGAGGGAACCCTAAGCTACATTTCCCCAGAACAAACGGGGCGAATGAATCGAGGCATTGACTATCGCACTGATTTCTATTCTCTCGGTGTCACATTCTATGAATTACTGACGGGAAAATTACCTTTTTTGTCAAAAGATGCAATGGAATTGATACATTGTCATTTAGCAAAACAGGTAGTACCAATCAATAAAGTTAATCCAGAAATCCCCGCGATCCTGTCGGCGATTGTCAGTAAGTTGATGGCAAAAAATGCGGAGGAGCGCTATCAAAGTGCTTTTGGATTACATCACGATTTAGAAAATTGCCTGACTCAGTTACAAGAAACAGGTGAAATTACCGCTTTTGAGCTAGGAAAGCGAGATATTACCGACAGTTTTATTATTCCCGAGAAACTTTATGGTCGAGAAACTGAAGTTGCGGACTTATTAGCAGCATTTGAAAGAGTCGCTAACCCCCCTGAATCCCCCCTTACTAAGGGGGGACATAGGGGGGTAGAAATGATGTTGGTAGCAGGTTTTTCAGGTATTGGTAAAACTGCGGTGGTAAATGAAGTTCATAAGCCCATTGTGCGATCGCGCGGCTACTTCGTTAAAGGCAAATACGACCAGTTTCAACGCAATATTCCCTTTTCAGCTTTTGTACAAGCTTTCCGAGATTTAATGGGACAATTATTATCAGAATCTGAGGGGCAACTTCAAATTTGGAAAGATAAAATATTAGAAGCTGTGGGTGATAATGGGCAAGTTTTGATTGAAGTAATTCCAGAGTTAGAGAGAATTATTGGCACTCACCCCCCAGCAACAGAACTATCGGGAAGTGCTGCCCAAAATCGTTTCAATCGGCTGATGCAGAAGTTCATTAAGGTTTTCACGAGCCAAGAGCATCCTTTAGTGATGTTTTTAGATGACTTACAATGGTCAGATTCGGCATCCTTAAACTTGCTACAACTATTGATGAATGATACAAAATATTTATTGGTATTGGGTGCTTATCGGGATAATGAAGTTTCCCCAGTGCATCCCTTCATCACAACAGTAGATGATATTGTCAAAGCTGGGGCGACGGTGAATACAATTACGTGCA
- a CDS encoding SDR family oxidoreductase: MTLLIVGATGTLGRQVARRALDEGYQVRCLVRNYRKAAFLKEWGAELVPGNLCDPGSLPPALEGVTAIIDAATAKATDSLSVKQVDWEGKVALIQAAVAADIKRFIFFSFLDAEKYPQVPLLEIKRCTELFLAESGLNYTVLKPCGFMQGLIGQYAMPILDSQAVWVPGASSAIAYMDTQDIAKFAIRALSVPETEKKTFPVVGPGAWEADEIIRLCERLSGKQAKVTRTPNSILRLASQVAKWFQWTWNISDRLAFAEVLATGEPIKAAMDDVYSVFGLDPAETTTLESYLQDYFSRILKKLKELEYEQAKTKKRTQKIPFTF; encoded by the coding sequence ATGACTTTATTAATTGTAGGTGCCACAGGTACCCTTGGCAGACAGGTGGCTCGTCGTGCCCTAGACGAAGGGTATCAGGTGCGCTGTTTAGTACGGAATTACAGAAAAGCCGCCTTTTTAAAAGAATGGGGCGCTGAACTCGTACCGGGGAATCTCTGCGATCCAGGAAGCTTGCCCCCAGCGCTAGAAGGCGTTACAGCAATTATCGATGCTGCTACTGCTAAAGCTACGGACTCCTTGAGCGTTAAACAAGTAGACTGGGAAGGAAAGGTAGCCCTGATTCAAGCGGCGGTAGCAGCAGACATCAAGCGCTTTATCTTTTTTTCGTTTCTCGATGCTGAGAAATATCCCCAAGTGCCGCTATTGGAAATCAAACGGTGTACGGAACTGTTTTTAGCAGAGTCCGGCTTGAATTATACTGTTTTGAAACCTTGCGGCTTCATGCAGGGGTTGATCGGTCAATATGCGATGCCGATTTTAGATAGTCAGGCAGTCTGGGTTCCGGGGGCGAGTTCTGCGATCGCCTACATGGATACTCAAGACATTGCTAAATTTGCTATCCGCGCCCTTTCTGTACCCGAAACTGAGAAAAAAACTTTCCCCGTTGTCGGGCCCGGCGCTTGGGAAGCTGACGAAATCATCCGTCTATGCGAACGCTTGTCTGGAAAACAAGCCAAAGTAACGCGCACGCCTAATAGCATATTGCGCCTTGCTAGTCAAGTAGCGAAGTGGTTTCAGTGGACTTGGAACATATCAGACCGTTTGGCTTTTGCCGAAGTTTTGGCAACCGGCGAACCCATAAAAGCTGCTATGGATGATGTCTATAGCGTTTTTGGGCTAGACCCCGCCGAAACAACAACCTTAGAATCTTACCTGCAAGACTACTTTAGTCGAATTTTGAAGAAACTAAAGGAATTAGAATACGAGCAGGCTAAAACTAAGAAACGGACTCAAAAGATACCGTTTACATTTTAA
- a CDS encoding M23 family metallopeptidase, with the protein MIALSKKYISKFLLAVTLVVLSSCFGKTTSTTANPPQVEATVVRSPQPSEVTQQPNTSSATLKFAPPIGCTLGKDCYIFHYVDRDPSPAAVDFGCGRQTYDGHDGTDFGIPDEKAMALGVPVKAAAAGKVLRSRDGVEDRRVEDQTTKTQVEGIECGNGMVIDHGNGWETQYCHLRKGSVVVKSGTQVEKGTVLGMVGESGLASFPHVHLTIRYQGKAVDPFVGIDSQSGCKVARNPLWDLPLNYVPTGLIRAGFSTQAPDMNAVWQGKFAETVLPVNSPAILFWVQAFGVLQGDREYYKLLGPNGQIIGENTNDIKSSNRAWLSYVGKRNRGNSTLTPGIWRAQYQLKRGDKVLIDLKRQVELR; encoded by the coding sequence ATGATTGCACTATCCAAGAAATATATTTCTAAGTTCCTTCTAGCCGTTACGCTGGTAGTTCTTTCTAGCTGCTTTGGCAAGACAACCAGCACTACTGCTAATCCACCGCAGGTTGAAGCAACTGTTGTGCGATCGCCTCAACCTTCGGAAGTTACCCAACAACCCAATACATCCTCAGCAACGCTAAAATTTGCCCCACCCATTGGCTGCACTTTGGGCAAGGACTGTTACATTTTCCACTATGTAGACAGAGATCCTAGTCCAGCAGCCGTTGACTTTGGTTGCGGCCGCCAAACCTACGACGGTCATGACGGTACAGATTTCGGCATCCCCGATGAGAAAGCGATGGCATTAGGCGTACCCGTTAAAGCTGCTGCTGCTGGCAAAGTGTTGCGATCGCGAGACGGGGTTGAGGATCGGCGGGTGGAGGATCAAACCACTAAAACCCAAGTTGAAGGCATTGAATGCGGCAATGGGATGGTAATCGATCACGGTAACGGTTGGGAAACTCAATATTGCCACCTCCGCAAAGGCAGTGTTGTTGTTAAATCTGGGACGCAAGTAGAAAAAGGCACAGTTTTAGGCATGGTGGGAGAATCTGGTTTAGCCTCTTTCCCCCACGTTCACTTAACTATCCGCTATCAAGGCAAGGCGGTAGACCCGTTTGTAGGGATAGATTCTCAGTCTGGCTGCAAAGTTGCCCGGAACCCACTTTGGGATCTGCCACTAAATTATGTACCCACAGGTTTAATCCGGGCTGGTTTTTCTACTCAAGCACCAGATATGAATGCTGTCTGGCAAGGAAAATTTGCCGAAACCGTACTTCCTGTAAATAGTCCCGCTATTTTGTTTTGGGTGCAAGCTTTTGGAGTGCTTCAGGGCGATCGCGAATATTACAAGTTGTTAGGCCCCAATGGTCAAATCATTGGAGAGAATACAAATGATATCAAATCCTCTAACCGCGCATGGCTCAGTTACGTTGGCAAAAGGAATCGGGGAAACTCCACACTTACCCCTGGAATTTGGCGGGCGCAGTACCAATTGAAACGGGGAGATAAAGTGTTAATCGACTTGAAACGACAAGTAGAATTACGTTAA
- a CDS encoding NAD(+) kinase has translation MPKAGIIYNDVKPISCRVAAELQDKLSSYGWDVCAVSGSGGILGYSSPERPMCHTPIDQLVPSGFDSEMKFAVVLGGDGTVLSASRQLAPCGIPMLAVNTGHMGFLTETYLNQLPQAMEQVINGEYEIEERTMLEVQLMRDDICLWEALSLNEMVLHREPLTCMCHFEVAIGRHAPVDIAADGVIIATPTGSTAYSLSAGGPVITPGVSVLQLLPICPHSLASRSLVFADTEEVTIYSASPNRLVMVADGNGGCYVLPDDRVRVSRSRYNAKFIRLQPAEFFHILREKLGWGLPHIAKPTSVELP, from the coding sequence GTGCCGAAAGCTGGGATTATCTACAACGACGTTAAACCGATCTCTTGTCGCGTCGCCGCCGAGTTACAAGACAAGCTGAGTTCCTACGGATGGGATGTCTGTGCCGTCTCTGGATCGGGGGGGATTTTGGGCTATTCTAGCCCAGAGCGCCCGATGTGCCACACTCCTATCGATCAGCTTGTCCCTTCTGGCTTTGACAGCGAGATGAAATTTGCAGTGGTATTAGGGGGAGATGGTACAGTTCTATCTGCATCTCGCCAACTTGCCCCCTGCGGCATCCCGATGCTGGCTGTGAATACGGGACACATGGGTTTCCTCACTGAGACTTACCTCAACCAGTTGCCGCAAGCTATGGAACAGGTCATCAATGGGGAATATGAAATAGAAGAACGGACAATGCTGGAAGTGCAGTTGATGCGGGATGACATCTGCTTGTGGGAGGCGTTGTCTTTGAATGAAATGGTGTTGCACCGCGAGCCCCTGACTTGTATGTGCCATTTTGAGGTGGCGATCGGGCGACACGCACCTGTGGATATTGCGGCGGATGGAGTAATTATTGCGACTCCGACGGGATCGACTGCTTATTCGCTGTCTGCGGGGGGGCCTGTGATTACACCAGGGGTGTCTGTGTTGCAGTTATTGCCGATTTGCCCTCATTCTTTGGCTTCTCGCTCTTTGGTGTTTGCCGATACTGAAGAGGTGACGATTTATTCTGCGAGCCCGAATCGATTGGTGATGGTGGCGGATGGGAACGGGGGATGTTATGTTTTGCCGGATGATAGAGTGCGAGTTTCGCGATCGCGCTACAACGCTAAGTTTATTCGGCTGCAACCTGCTGAGTTTTTCCACATTTTGCGGGAAAAATTGGGTTGGGGACTGCCGCATATTGCTAAGCCGACTTCCGTTGAGTTGCCTTGA
- a CDS encoding phosphatase PAP2 family protein gives MRSKLLSLLSLLTTIRLVGLATAAFALWGFAEIAEEVLEKETQAFDTEILLSLRSLHTPVLNQIMVGFTYLGQPSLLLVICLNLGLILLLRNHRSEALTIAIGALGAVGLNTLLKKLFARTRPQLWERIVDVRFYSFPSGHAMMSMVIYGLLGYFLASYFPRWRWLIAILTVLLVTTIGFSRMYLGVHWPTDVIAGYIAGFVWLITCIITLEISKELQAQGLISNQKFISSDN, from the coding sequence ATGCGTTCTAAACTTTTATCACTTCTATCATTGCTCACTACAATTCGGCTGGTGGGACTAGCGACTGCGGCTTTTGCCCTGTGGGGATTTGCCGAGATCGCAGAAGAAGTCCTGGAAAAGGAAACCCAGGCCTTTGATACAGAAATTTTACTGAGTCTCAGAAGCTTGCATACTCCTGTACTCAATCAAATTATGGTCGGTTTTACGTATTTGGGACAGCCGAGTTTGCTGCTAGTGATTTGCCTCAATTTGGGGCTCATACTTCTACTACGCAACCACCGTTCAGAAGCACTAACTATTGCGATCGGGGCACTAGGGGCCGTTGGTTTAAACACCTTGCTCAAAAAACTATTTGCCCGTACTCGACCTCAACTATGGGAACGAATAGTTGATGTCCGCTTCTACAGTTTTCCCAGCGGTCACGCCATGATGTCAATGGTAATTTACGGTTTACTGGGCTATTTTCTGGCTAGTTACTTCCCCCGGTGGCGGTGGTTAATTGCCATTTTAACAGTGCTGTTAGTGACAACTATCGGTTTTAGTCGGATGTATCTGGGCGTTCACTGGCCTACTGACGTGATTGCAGGTTATATAGCGGGATTTGTATGGCTGATTACCTGCATTATCACTTTGGAAATATCCAAGGAATTGCAAGCTCAAGGCTTGATTTCTAATCAAAAGTTTATATCTTCAGATAATTGA
- the petM gene encoding cytochrome b6-f complex subunit PetM yields MNPEIFNAAFLSFTLILVGLAGGFLLLKLQGGQE; encoded by the coding sequence ATGAACCCTGAAATTTTCAATGCTGCATTTTTGTCTTTTACCCTGATTCTCGTAGGTTTAGCTGGTGGCTTTCTGTTACTCAAGCTTCAAGGCGGACAAGAATAA